The Bifidobacterium bifidum ATCC 29521 = JCM 1255 = DSM 20456 region TGCGCTGCTGACACTCCATGCGCAGCGCTAACGTCTGGATGCCACGGCGCACGTCGTTGCATTCGGTCGGGGCGAGCACGCCGCCGAACCGGTTCTGCGCGAAGTAGATGCCATTGCCGACCTCATCGTCCAACACCACCACAAGGCCGGCGTTCACCTCGGAATGGCCTGCCAGGTATTTGGTGGCCGAATGGATGACGATATCCGCGCCCAAATCGAGCGGCTGCTGCAGGTACGGGGTGACGAACGTGTTGTCGACGATGGACAGCGCGCCGTATCGGTGCGCGATGGCCGAGATGCGGTTGACGTTGTTGATCTGCAGCAGCGGGTTGGTCAGCGTCTCGAAATATACGGCGCTGGCCGCGCGGCCGCCTCTGTCGCGCCCGCTGATCGCGGCGTCGAGCGCCTTGTAGTCGGCGGTGTCGACGCTGTCGAACTCCAGCCCACGCTCGGCGAAGTACTCGTTGAACAGCGAATACGTGCCGCCGTAGATGTTCTTGCCGACCACGATGCGGTCCCCGGGTTTGAAGATGGACAGCACCGCGTGAATCGCAGCGAGTCCGGACGCGAACGCGAAGCCGCGAGTCCCGTGCTCCAGCTGGGCGATCTGCTTTTCCAGAAAGTCGCGGGTCGGGTTGCCGCTGCGCGCATAATCCCAGCGGGGCATGGCGTTGACCGATTCGACAGTGTATGTGGATGAGTTGTAGATGGGCGGGTTGACGGCTCCGGTGTTGTTGTCGTTGACCGGCAATCCGTGGACCAGCTGAGTGTTGAACCTCGTCATGAGCACCCCCTGCGGTTTTTTGGCGGGTTTCCCGATGAACCTCGCGTGACCCTTATGAAGGTAGTCAGCGGCCGGCGGCCTCGCAACCCGGACGGCATACACATTATTTATAGGATGCTCAAAACCTTTGCAAAC contains the following coding sequences:
- a CDS encoding trans-sulfuration enzyme family protein, with product MTRFNTQLVHGLPVNDNNTGAVNPPIYNSSTYTVESVNAMPRWDYARSGNPTRDFLEKQIAQLEHGTRGFAFASGLAAIHAVLSIFKPGDRIVVGKNIYGGTYSLFNEYFAERGLEFDSVDTADYKALDAAISGRDRGGRAASAVYFETLTNPLLQINNVNRISAIAHRYGALSIVDNTFVTPYLQQPLDLGADIVIHSATKYLAGHSEVNAGLVVVLDDEVGNGIYFAQNRFGGVLAPTECNDVRRGIQTLALRMECQQRNAQAVAEYLLAHPLVRAVHYPGVYGDRNHLLAENGLKGFGGVLSFEVVPGVDPSIVLDNLHVFHLAVSLGAVESLAELPCRMTHFELPREERLKVGITDELVRLSVGIEDVSDLIEDLGQGFDKAFEALGIDGVSGQVLDRLTTEVAA